Proteins from one Nicotiana tabacum cultivar K326 chromosome 23, ASM71507v2, whole genome shotgun sequence genomic window:
- the LOC107786146 gene encoding putative pentatricopeptide repeat-containing protein At5g08490: MKNEVVSSIIQKIQNPTVADYQVLANVLKSCAAISDRILGKALHSSVIKLGHHSCQFVTKALLNMYAKCKDLDECQKLFSQIKYSDTVTWNIVLSGFAGSLFHETEMTRLFNSMQRAHYPKPSSVTLAIVIPVLARSGALGAGKSVHCYAIKHGLDCKTLVGNAFLSMYAKSGDISDAAATFHGISDKDVVSWNAMIAGFIENKLTDRAFELFRLMLKASILPNYATIANILPICPSLGGIAGYHFGRQIHCYVFRRTELLSEVTVINALLSCYLRVGNFEGAETLFRNMKCKDLVSWNSIIAGYAANGEWLRTLDFFREFTKEEMSGPDSVTLMSILPACPQLNNVLIGKQIHGYIIRHRFLHQDTSVINALISFYAKCGNTKEACHTFSLTSNKDLISWNTMLDALAENQLHEEFTNLLKGMFEEGMGADSITLLAVVRYFANISRMDKVKEAHGFSVRSGILLSDTEPTLANALLDAYAKCCNLNYANKIFESLSGNKNVITCNSLISGFVNYGLHEDAHSIFKRMTERDLTTWNLMVRAYAENDCPDQAVSLFTELQHHKLRPDAMSILSLLPVCAQMASSNLLKQGHAYVIRSFLDDVYVIGALIDVYSKCATLGYAYKLFQSSPAKDLVMFTALVGGYAMHGMGEEALGIFYHMLELDFKPDHVIITTVLSACSHAGLVDEGLKIFDSMEKTHQIKPSMEHYACVVDLLARGGRIKDAFSFVTRMPFKADANIWGTLLGACKTHQEVEIGRAVADRLLQVNANDIGNYVVMSNLYAANARWDGVLEIRRSMKMRDLKKPVGCSWIEVERKKNVFAAGDYSHPQRRMIYETLRILDEQNKELYEYEL; this comes from the coding sequence CTAAATGTAAAGATCTTGATGAATGTCAAAAGCTTTTCAGCCAGATTAAATACAGTGACACAGTGACATGGAATATTGTGTTGTCTGGCTTTGCTGGTTCGCTGTTTCATGAAACAGAGATGACAAGGCTGTTTAATTCAATGCAAAGAGCCCATTATCCTAAGCCAAGTTCTGTCACTCTTGCTATTGTTATTCCTGTGCTTGCCCGCTCTGGAGCTTTGGGTGCTGGAAAAAGTGTTCATTGTTATGCGATAAAGCACGGATTGGATTGTAAAACGCTGGTAGGAAATGCTTTCTTATCCATGTATGCAAAATCTGGGGATATTTCAGATGCAGCTGCTACTTTTCATGGAATTTCTGACAAAGATGTTGTTTCATGGAATGCAATGATTGCAGGTTTCATCGAGAATAAGCTTACGGATAGGGCTTTTGAATTGTTCAGGTTGATGTTGAAAGCTTCCATTCTACCTAATTATGCAACTATTGCAAATATTCTTCCTATCTGTCCTAGCTTAGGAGGGATAGCTGGTTACCACTTCGGAAGGCAGATACATTGTTATGTTTTTCGACGGACTGAGCTGCTATCGGAAGTTACCGTCATCAATGCTCTTTTGAGCTGCTACTTGAGGGTTGGAAATTTCGAAGGAGCAGAGACTTTATTCCGGAATATGAAATGTAAAGATCTGGTATCTTGGAACTCAATAATTGCTGGATATGCAGCTAATGGTGAATGGTTGAGGACACTGGATTTTTTCCGTGAATTCACTAAAGAGGAGATGAGTGGACCAGACTCTGTTACTCTTATGAGCATTCTTCCTGCATGTCCACAGCTCAATAACGTATTGATTGGGAAGCAAATCCATGGCTATATAATTCGTCACCGTTTCCTCCATCAAGATACCTCTGTGATTAATGCCCTTATAAGCTTTTATGCAAAATGTGGAAACACCAAAGAAGCATGTCACACATTTTCATTAACTTCTAACAAAGACTTGATATCATGGAACACTATGCTTGATGCCTTAGCAGAAAACCAACTTCACGAAGAATTTACTAACTTGTTAAAGGGGATGTTCGAAGAGGGGATGGGAGCTGACTCCATCACATTATTGGCTGTGGTGCGCTATTTTGCTAACATTTCCAGAATGGATAAGGTCAAAGAAGCACATGGTTTTTCAGTAAGATCTGGTATCTTGCTAAGTGATACTGAACCTACTCTCGCTAATGCCTTACTTGATGCATATGCAAAGTGTTGCAATTTAAACTATGCTAACAAAATATTTGAGAGTTTATCAGGAAACAAGAATGTAATCACGTGCAACTCGCTTATATCAGGGTTTGTGAATTATGGTTTGCATGAAGATGCCCATAGCATATTCAAGAGGATGACCGAGAGGGATCTTACCACGTGGAATTTGATGGTTAGAGCTTATGCTGAAAATGATTGTCCTGATCAAGCAGTAAGTCTGTTTACCGAGTTACAGCATCACAAACTGAGGCCTGATGCCATGAGCATTTTGAGCCTCCTTCCTGTTTGTGCTCAAATGGCCTCAAGCAACCTGCTGAAGCAGGGCCATGCATATGTGATTAGGTCTTTTCTAGATGATGTTTATGTCATCGGAGCTCTCATAGATGTATATTCAAAATGTGCCACTCTAGGGTATGCATACAAGCTTTTCCAATCATCTCCTGCCAAAGATCTTGTTATGTTTACAGCATTGGTTGGAGGATACGCTATGCATGGAATGGGAGAAGAAGCACTTGGGATATTCTATCATATGCTTGAGCTGGACTTCAAACCAGATCATGTTATAATAACTACGGTGCTGTCTGCTTGTAGTCATGCTGGCCTTGTGGATGAAGGATTGAAGATCTTTGATTCAATGGAAAAGACGCACCAAATCAAACCTAGCATGGAGCATTATGCCTGTGTGGTGGATCTACTTGCACGTGGAGGCCGAATCAAAGATGCATTTTCCTTTGTGACCCGGATGCCCTTTAAGGCCGATGCCAATATATGGGGAACGCTTCTGGGAGCCTGTAAAACCCATCAGGAGGTTGAAATAGGCCGTGCTGTGGCAGATCGCTTGCTTCAAGTCAATGCTAATGATATCGGGAATTATGTAGTCATGTCAAATCTGTATGCTGCAAATGCTAGATGGGATGGGGTCCTAGAGATAAGGAGGTCTATGAAAATGAGAGATCTTAAAAAGCCAGTTGGTTGCAGTTGGATTGAAGTGGAACGAAAGAAAAATGTGTTTGCTGCTGGTGACTATTCTCACCCACAGCGAAGAATGATATATGAAACATTAAGAATCTTAGATGAACAAAACAAAGAGCTATATGAGTATGAGTTATAG